In a genomic window of Paroedura picta isolate Pp20150507F chromosome 14, Ppicta_v3.0, whole genome shotgun sequence:
- the DND1 gene encoding dead end protein homolog 1, which translates to MEAGGSGGDDGAVEQGWSAVLNRRNKEALAQWARQTGTRLVQVNGQRKYGGPPPGWAGSTPPSGSEVFIGKIPQDIYEDKLIPLFQSVGKLYEFRLMMTFSGLNRGFAYAKYTNRRNAQEAILTLNNFEIQPGHPIVVCRSTEKCELSVDGLAPSVKKHPLLQLLCELTAGVTSLSLHPSPFQKGKQLAEVKYVSHWAAAMAKKVLVEGSLCLCGDQIEVDWLKPNIKQEFHTSVQAFPEVLPSSRSSEDAPSPGPCESVDHHPASLAVGHALSYLNMQCEERQLGSPVFLTKCIQRKPSGWLQFWYQVVIPNYPSPFSGLIWIKQEHSVVEDHEKAKNAVALQLLKVLGCPVV; encoded by the exons ATGGAagcgggcggcagcggcggcgacgACGGGGCTGTGGAGCAG GGCTGGAGCGCCGTGCTGAACCGTCGCAACAAGGAGGCCCTGGCCCAGTGGGCGCGCCAGACGGGCACCCGCCTCGTGCAGGTGAACGGGCAGAGGAAATACGGAGGCCCGCCGCCAG gctgggctggcagcacccccccttCTGGCTCAGAGGTATTCATAGGCAAAATCCCCCAAGATATCTACGAGGATAAATTAATCCCTCTCTTCCAAAGTGTGGGGAAGCTCTACGAATTCCGGCTCATGATGACCTTTAGCGGCCTGAACCGCGGCTTTGCTTATGCCAAGTATACCAACCGGCGTAACGCCCAGGAGGCCATTCTGACACTGAACAACTTCGAAATCCAACCTGGGCACCCCATCGTAGTCTGCAGAAGCACTGAGAAATGTGAGCTCTCCGTGGACGGGCTGGCTCCCTCTGTCAAAAAGCACCCACTTCTCCAGCTGCTTTGTGAACTCACTGCGGGGGTGACTAGCCTCTCCTTGCACCCAAGCCCTTTCCAGAAAGGGAAGCAGCTCGCAGAGGTAAAGTACGTCTCGCATTGGGCGGCTGCCATGGCAAAGAAGGTGCTGGTGGAAG GGAGTTTATGTCTCTGTGGAGACCAAATCGAGGTGGACTGGTTGAAACCAAACATCAAGCAGGAATTCCATACCTCTGTGCAAGCCTTCCCAGAGGTCCTGCCATCCAGTCGTTCTTCTGAAGATGCCCCCAGCCCCGGGCCCTGTGAGTCAGTTGATCATCATCCTGCATCGCTGGCAGTGGGCCATGCACTAAGCTACCTGAACATGCAGTGCGAGGAGCGGCAGCTGGGATCCCCTGTATTCCTCACCAAATGCATCCAGAGGAAACCCAGTGGTTGGCTTCAGTTTTGGTATCAGGTGGTGATTCCAAACTACCCTTCCCCCTTCAGTGGGTTAATCTGGATCAAGCAGGAGCATTCTGTGGTGGAAGACCACGAAAAGGCAAAGAATGCGGTAGCACTGCAACTGCTCAAAGTCCTGG GTTGTCCGGTGGTGTAA